The following are encoded together in the Caretta caretta isolate rCarCar2 chromosome 17, rCarCar1.hap1, whole genome shotgun sequence genome:
- the POLDIP2 gene encoding polymerase delta-interacting protein 2 isoform X1, translated as MSGGAARRSLATALSRCRALPLREAPSRGLRALCAGGPGALQPPPRRHLSSRNRAEGKVLEPVGVFEVPKPHGKYETGQLFLHSVFGYRGIVLFPWQARLYDRDVTSPVPEKSESAAGHGSKEVKGKTHTYYQVLIDARDCPHISQRSQTEAVTFLANHDDSRALYAIPGLDYVSHEDILPYSSTDQVPIQHELFERFLMYDQTKVPPFVARDTLCAWQEKNHPWLELSDVHRETTENIRVTVIPFYMGMREAQNSHVYWWRYCIRLENLDNEVVQLRERHWRIFSLSGTLETVRGRGVVGREPVLSKEQPAFQYSSHVSLQASSGHMWGTFRFERPDGSHFDVRIPPFSLESNKDEKTPPSGLHW; from the exons ATGTcgggcggcgcggcgcggcgctcCCTAGCAACGGCTCTGAGCAGGTGCCGGGCCCTGCCGCTCAGGGAGGCCCCGAGCCGCGGCCTCCGGGCGCTGTGTGCGGGGGGCCCCGGGGCCCTGCAGCCGCCCCCGCGCCGCCACCTCTCGTCCCG GAACCGGGCGGAGGGCAAAGTGCTGGAGCCCGTGGGCGTGTTCGAGGTGCCGAAGCCGCACGGCAAATACGAGACGGGCCAG CTGTTTCTTCACAGTGTGTTTGGATACCGAGGAATAGTCCTGTTTCCTTGGCAAGCCAGGTTGTATGATCGGGATGTTACTTCTCCTGTTCCAGAAAA GAGTGAGAGTGCAGCTGGTCATGGATCCAaagaagtcaaaggcaaaactcatACCTACTACCAGGTGCTAATAGATGCTCGGGATTGCCCACATATA tctcAGAGGTCACAGACGGAAGCAGTGACGTTCTTGGCGAATCATGACGACAGTCGAGCCCTCTATGCCATACCAG GTCTAGACTACGTAAGCCATGAAGACATCCTTCCCTACAGCTCCACTGATCAGGTGCCAATTCAGCATGAGCTCTTTGAGAGGTTTCTTATGTACGACCAGACAAAAG TTCCGCCTTTTGTAGCGAGGGACACGCTGTGTGCGTGGCAGGAAAAGAATCATCCCTGGTTAGAGCTGTCTGATGTGCACCGAGAAACCACCGAGAATATCCGAGTCACCGTCATCCCCTTCTACATGGGCATGAGG GAAGCCCAGAATTCCCATGTCTATTGG TGGCGTTACTGTATCCGCTTGGAGAACCTTGACAATGAGGTGGTACAACTGCGAGAACGGCACTGGAGGATATTTAGTTTGTCTGGCACCCTGGAAACTGTCCGGGGCCGAGGAGTTGTGGGAAGG GAGCCAGTCTTATCCAAAGAGCAGCCAGCATTTCAGTACAGCAGCCATGTCTCACTGCAGGCATCCAGTGGTCACATGTG GGGTACTTTTCGGTTTGAGAGGCCTGATGGCTCCCACTTTGATGTCCGAATCCCTCCCTTCTCATTGGAAAGCAATAAAGATGAGAAGACGCCTCCCTCTGGCCTTCACTGGTAG
- the POLDIP2 gene encoding polymerase delta-interacting protein 2 isoform X2 — MSGGAARRSLATALSRNRAEGKVLEPVGVFEVPKPHGKYETGQLFLHSVFGYRGIVLFPWQARLYDRDVTSPVPEKSESAAGHGSKEVKGKTHTYYQVLIDARDCPHISQRSQTEAVTFLANHDDSRALYAIPGLDYVSHEDILPYSSTDQVPIQHELFERFLMYDQTKVPPFVARDTLCAWQEKNHPWLELSDVHRETTENIRVTVIPFYMGMREAQNSHVYWWRYCIRLENLDNEVVQLRERHWRIFSLSGTLETVRGRGVVGREPVLSKEQPAFQYSSHVSLQASSGHMWGTFRFERPDGSHFDVRIPPFSLESNKDEKTPPSGLHW, encoded by the exons ATGTcgggcggcgcggcgcggcgctcCCTAGCAACGGCTCTGAGCAG GAACCGGGCGGAGGGCAAAGTGCTGGAGCCCGTGGGCGTGTTCGAGGTGCCGAAGCCGCACGGCAAATACGAGACGGGCCAG CTGTTTCTTCACAGTGTGTTTGGATACCGAGGAATAGTCCTGTTTCCTTGGCAAGCCAGGTTGTATGATCGGGATGTTACTTCTCCTGTTCCAGAAAA GAGTGAGAGTGCAGCTGGTCATGGATCCAaagaagtcaaaggcaaaactcatACCTACTACCAGGTGCTAATAGATGCTCGGGATTGCCCACATATA tctcAGAGGTCACAGACGGAAGCAGTGACGTTCTTGGCGAATCATGACGACAGTCGAGCCCTCTATGCCATACCAG GTCTAGACTACGTAAGCCATGAAGACATCCTTCCCTACAGCTCCACTGATCAGGTGCCAATTCAGCATGAGCTCTTTGAGAGGTTTCTTATGTACGACCAGACAAAAG TTCCGCCTTTTGTAGCGAGGGACACGCTGTGTGCGTGGCAGGAAAAGAATCATCCCTGGTTAGAGCTGTCTGATGTGCACCGAGAAACCACCGAGAATATCCGAGTCACCGTCATCCCCTTCTACATGGGCATGAGG GAAGCCCAGAATTCCCATGTCTATTGG TGGCGTTACTGTATCCGCTTGGAGAACCTTGACAATGAGGTGGTACAACTGCGAGAACGGCACTGGAGGATATTTAGTTTGTCTGGCACCCTGGAAACTGTCCGGGGCCGAGGAGTTGTGGGAAGG GAGCCAGTCTTATCCAAAGAGCAGCCAGCATTTCAGTACAGCAGCCATGTCTCACTGCAGGCATCCAGTGGTCACATGTG GGGTACTTTTCGGTTTGAGAGGCCTGATGGCTCCCACTTTGATGTCCGAATCCCTCCCTTCTCATTGGAAAGCAATAAAGATGAGAAGACGCCTCCCTCTGGCCTTCACTGGTAG
- the VMA12 gene encoding vacuolar ATPase assembly protein VMA12 produces MASSIVAGERLVRAAASASGELGRLPRELRAELQAALGAQAAGRGPLVPFSLLRKLQGALRQAGSPVYLHELLEGSEIYLPEVEKPPRNPELVARLEKIKAKLANEEYKRITRNINCQELNRYGALADLGRQVRSMKAVVITIFNFIVTVVAAFACTYLGSQYIFTEMAARVLSAVIVASVVGLAELYVMVRTMEGELGGL; encoded by the exons ATGGCGTCCTCCATAGTGGCGGGGGAGCGGCTGGTGCGGGCGGCGGCCTCCGCCAGCGGGGAGCTCGGGCGGCTTCCCCGCGAGCTGCGGGCGGAGCTGCAGGCCGCTTTGGGGGCCCAGGCCGCCGGGCGCGGCCCGCTCGTCCCCTTCAGCCTGCTCCGGAAGCTGCAGGGCGCCCTGCGCCAGGCGG GTTCTCCTGTGTATCTCCATGAGCTACTGGAAGGCAGCGAGATCTATCTCCCTGAAGTAGAGAAACCTCCAAGG AACCCAGAGCTGGTGGCCCgtctggagaagataaaggctaaGCTAGCCAATGAAGAATACAAGCGGATAACAAGAAACATCAACTGCCAG GAACTGAACCGGTACGGGGCTCTGGCTGACTTGGGAAGGCAAG TTAGGTCCATGAAAGCCGTGGTCATCACCATATTCAACTTCATTGTCAcagtggtggctgcatttgccTGCACATACCTGGGCAGCCAGTACATCTTCACAGAAATGGCAGCG CGTGTGCTGTCGGCTGTGATCGTGGCCTCAGTGGTGGGCTTGGCTGAACTGTACGTGATGGTGCGGACCATGGAAGGGGAGCTTGGAGGACTGTAG